The Gemmatimonadetes bacterium SCN 70-22 genome window below encodes:
- a CDS encoding aromatic acid decarboxylase, which translates to MNAAPPIVLAVTGASGAPYAVRLLESLVAARRRVWLVVSGHGFRLLHTELGLADLAALRAHVGAEAFDRWVTYFDDKDRGASPASGSTRMHGMVICPCSMGTIASIAQGTSRSLVERAADVMLKERRRLIVVPRETPYSAIHLENMLRLTQAGGVVMPASPGFYHQPHGIDDLVNFVVARILDHLDVEHALVRRWGGEPDALNA; encoded by the coding sequence GTGAACGCGGCGCCTCCCATCGTCCTCGCCGTCACCGGCGCGTCCGGCGCCCCCTACGCCGTCCGCCTCCTCGAGTCGCTGGTGGCGGCCCGGCGACGCGTCTGGCTCGTCGTCTCCGGCCACGGCTTCCGCCTCCTCCACACCGAGCTGGGGCTGGCCGACCTCGCCGCCCTCCGCGCCCACGTCGGCGCGGAGGCCTTCGACCGCTGGGTCACGTACTTCGACGACAAGGACCGGGGCGCCTCGCCCGCCTCGGGGTCGACACGGATGCACGGCATGGTCATCTGTCCCTGCTCCATGGGGACCATCGCGTCCATCGCGCAAGGGACGTCGCGCTCGCTCGTGGAGCGCGCCGCCGACGTCATGCTCAAGGAGCGCCGCCGCCTCATCGTCGTCCCCCGGGAGACGCCCTACAGCGCGATCCACCTCGAGAACATGCTCCGCCTCACCCAGGCGGGCGGGGTGGTGATGCCGGCCTCGCCCGGCTTCTACCACCAGCCCCACGGGATCGACGACCTCGTCAACTTCGTGGTCGCCCGCATCCTCGATCACCTGGACGTCGAGCACGCACTCGTCAGGCGCTGGGGCGGCGAGCCGGACGCCCTCAATGCCTGA
- a CDS encoding menaquinone biosynthesis decarboxylase, with protein sequence MPFDDLQSFIAALDRAGELVRISHPVSVHLELCEIADRVSKMPGGGKALLFEHPVLRDGTRSEYPVAINLFGSYRRMAMSLGVETMDEIGGRITQMLDLKVPDGLLGKLSLLPRLLEVGKFPPRVKGGRPPCQEVVWTGDQIDLDRLPILTCWPEDGGPFITLTMVTSKDPKRGIRNVGMYRVQQLGKDSVAMHWQRHKVGAAHWREMAEKGEKMPVCIVVGADPASVYAASAPLPPNIDEFLFAGFLRKEPVRLVKALTCDLDVPWDAEIVIEGEIDPAEALVVEGPFGDHTGFYSEADLYPRVRVTAVTMRKNAVYGTTIVGRPPMEDFYLGHATERIFLPLLKLTIPEIVDYHMPAEGIFHNLVFVSIDKQYPGQAYKVMNAMWGQGLMSLAKVLVIVDKEVDVRNPQEAWWVALNNIDPERDTRFTMGPVDVLDHASRAFTYGSKMGIDATRKWPEEGFTRNWPKVIEMDEATKRRVDAMWAKLGIDGRGAAGDGR encoded by the coding sequence ATGCCGTTCGACGATCTCCAGAGCTTCATCGCGGCCCTCGACCGGGCGGGCGAGCTGGTCCGCATCTCGCATCCCGTCTCGGTCCACCTGGAGCTGTGCGAGATCGCGGACCGGGTGAGCAAGATGCCGGGCGGCGGCAAGGCCCTCCTCTTCGAGCATCCCGTCCTGCGCGACGGGACGCGGTCGGAGTACCCGGTGGCCATCAACCTCTTCGGGTCGTACCGGCGGATGGCGATGTCGTTAGGCGTGGAGACGATGGACGAGATCGGGGGCCGCATCACGCAGATGCTGGACCTCAAGGTCCCCGACGGCCTGCTCGGGAAGCTCTCCCTCCTCCCGCGCCTCCTCGAGGTCGGGAAGTTCCCGCCGCGCGTGAAGGGCGGACGGCCGCCGTGCCAGGAAGTCGTCTGGACCGGTGACCAGATCGACCTCGACCGCCTTCCGATCCTCACCTGCTGGCCCGAGGACGGCGGCCCCTTCATCACCCTCACCATGGTGACGTCGAAGGACCCGAAGCGCGGAATCCGCAACGTCGGGATGTACCGGGTGCAGCAGCTGGGGAAGGACTCGGTGGCGATGCACTGGCAGCGCCACAAGGTGGGGGCCGCCCACTGGCGCGAGATGGCGGAGAAGGGGGAGAAGATGCCGGTCTGCATCGTCGTCGGCGCCGACCCCGCGAGCGTCTATGCCGCCTCGGCGCCGCTCCCCCCCAACATCGACGAGTTCCTCTTCGCCGGCTTCCTGCGCAAGGAGCCGGTCCGCCTCGTGAAGGCGCTCACGTGCGACCTCGACGTCCCGTGGGACGCGGAGATCGTCATCGAGGGCGAGATCGACCCCGCCGAGGCGCTCGTGGTGGAGGGGCCGTTCGGGGATCACACCGGCTTCTACTCCGAGGCCGACCTCTACCCGCGCGTGCGGGTCACGGCGGTCACGATGCGGAAGAACGCGGTGTACGGCACCACCATCGTCGGACGTCCGCCCATGGAGGACTTCTACCTGGGCCACGCCACGGAGCGCATCTTCCTGCCGCTCCTCAAGCTCACGATCCCGGAGATCGTCGACTATCACATGCCCGCCGAGGGGATCTTCCACAACCTCGTCTTCGTGTCGATCGACAAGCAGTATCCCGGGCAGGCGTACAAGGTCATGAACGCCATGTGGGGACAGGGGCTGATGTCGCTGGCCAAGGTGCTGGTGATCGTCGACAAGGAGGTCGACGTGCGCAATCCGCAGGAGGCGTGGTGGGTGGCGCTCAACAACATCGATCCCGAGCGCGACACCCGTTTCACCATGGGGCCGGTCGACGTCCTCGACCACGCCTCGCGCGCCTTCACCTACGGGAGCAAGATGGGGATCGACGCCACCCGCAAGTGGCCGGAAGAGGGGTTCACGCGCAACTGGCCCAAGGTGATCGAGATGGACGAGGCGACGAAGCGGCGCGTGGACGCGATGTGGGCGAAGCTGGGGATAGACGGGCGCGGGGCCGCGGGAGACGGGCGGTGA
- a CDS encoding amino acid permease, protein MGLLSKKSLDLLMREAEGTEGEPTLKRSLGALNLTLLGIGAIIGAGIFVLTGTAAAQYAGPAIVLSFILAGAGCLFAGLCYAEFASMIPIAGSAYTYGYATLGELVAWIIGWDLILEYLFAASTVAVGWSGYFTSFLRDYTGITLPASLSNAPFNVVGTHTLVPSGAIINLPAMFLVAILTTLLVVGIQESAKLNNLIVFVKVTIVFLVIGFGFMYVTPSNWEPFIPPNDGTFGHFGLSGVVRAAGVIFFAYIGFDAVSTAAQEAKNPQRDLPIGILGSLTVCTVLYILMARVMTGVAHYSELNVPDPVYVAIAKAGPGLEWLKPLIALGAIAGLASVVLVMLLGQPRIFYAMSRDGLLPPVFGKVHPKFQTPYISTIITGAVAMVVAGLFPIGLLGELVSIGTLLAFVIVSAGVLVLRYRSPNLHRPFRTPLVPLVPILSILICGYMMYGLPADTWLRLLIWLALGLAIYFLYGRKHSRVQAAERAGTVY, encoded by the coding sequence ATGGGATTGCTTTCCAAGAAGAGCCTCGACCTCCTCATGCGCGAGGCGGAGGGGACCGAGGGAGAGCCGACGCTCAAGCGATCGCTCGGCGCCCTCAACCTGACCCTCCTCGGCATCGGGGCGATCATCGGCGCCGGGATCTTCGTCCTCACGGGGACGGCGGCCGCGCAGTATGCGGGGCCGGCCATCGTCCTCTCGTTCATCCTGGCCGGCGCCGGGTGCCTCTTCGCCGGGCTGTGCTACGCGGAATTCGCGTCGATGATTCCCATTGCCGGGAGCGCGTACACGTACGGCTACGCCACGCTCGGCGAGCTGGTGGCCTGGATCATCGGGTGGGACCTGATCCTCGAGTATCTCTTCGCCGCCTCGACCGTCGCCGTGGGATGGTCCGGCTACTTCACCTCGTTCCTGCGCGACTATACCGGCATCACCCTGCCGGCGTCGCTGAGCAACGCTCCCTTCAACGTCGTCGGGACGCACACCCTGGTGCCGAGCGGGGCGATCATCAACCTCCCGGCGATGTTCCTGGTCGCGATCCTCACCACGCTCCTGGTGGTGGGCATCCAGGAGTCGGCCAAGCTGAACAACCTGATCGTCTTCGTGAAGGTGACGATCGTCTTCCTGGTCATCGGCTTCGGCTTCATGTACGTGACGCCGTCCAACTGGGAGCCGTTCATTCCGCCTAACGACGGCACCTTCGGCCACTTCGGCTTGAGCGGGGTCGTGCGTGCCGCCGGGGTGATCTTCTTCGCCTACATCGGCTTCGACGCCGTCTCGACGGCCGCCCAGGAGGCGAAGAACCCGCAGCGCGACCTCCCCATCGGGATCCTCGGCTCGCTCACGGTCTGCACCGTGCTCTACATCCTGATGGCCAGGGTGATGACCGGCGTGGCGCACTACAGCGAGCTCAACGTCCCCGACCCGGTCTACGTCGCGATCGCCAAGGCCGGGCCCGGGCTCGAATGGCTCAAGCCGCTCATCGCCCTCGGCGCCATTGCCGGGCTCGCGTCGGTCGTCCTCGTCATGCTCCTGGGGCAGCCGCGCATCTTCTACGCGATGTCGCGCGACGGTCTCCTCCCGCCGGTCTTCGGCAAGGTCCACCCCAAGTTCCAGACCCCCTACATCTCGACGATCATCACCGGGGCGGTGGCCATGGTCGTCGCCGGGCTCTTCCCGATCGGGCTCCTGGGCGAGCTCGTCTCCATCGGGACGCTCCTCGCCTTCGTGATCGTGAGCGCCGGCGTCCTCGTGCTGCGCTATCGCTCGCCCAACTTGCATCGCCCCTTCCGGACCCCGCTCGTCCCGCTCGTCCCGATCCTCTCGATCCTGATCTGCGGCTACATGATGTACGGGCTCCCCGCCGACACCTGGCTCCGGCTGTTGATCTGGCTCGCGCTGGGGCTGGCGATCTACTTCCTCTACGGCCGAAAGCACTCGCGGGTGCAGGCGGCCGAGCGGGCGGGGACGGTCTACTAG
- a CDS encoding IMP dehydrogenase, with product MREDVALTFDDVLLAPRHSLVHPKNVDTTSWFTRGIPLNVPLVSAAMDTVTESEMAIAMARAGGIGVIHKNMSIDRQAAEVDRVKRSESGMILNPITLTPDALLREAVALMNRFKISGVPIVDAGGRLVGIITNRDLQFERNVQRPIHEVMTATGLVTAPLGTTLDDAERILAEHRIEKLPVIDEQGMLRGLITIKDIHKRRQFPNANKDQHGRLRVAAALGAGGDVLDRARALVDAGVDVLSIDTAHGHSEDVLKATARVREAFPGVQLVAGNIASREGAAALVVRGVDGVKVGVGPGSICTTRVVTGVGVPQLTAVMDAVEGANGIPVIADGGIKYSGDIVKALAAGASSVMMGSMLAGTEESPGESFLLEGRRFKMIRGMGSLSAMQDGSADRYFQEGEMSPKKLVPEGIEGRVPYKGPVADVLFQMIGGLRSGMGYVGCGDMLSLRTEAGFVRITAAGLRESHPHDVTITREAPNYSV from the coding sequence ATTCGTGAGGATGTCGCGCTCACCTTCGACGACGTCCTCCTCGCTCCGCGGCACTCCCTCGTCCACCCGAAGAACGTCGACACGACGTCCTGGTTCACACGGGGGATCCCCCTCAATGTCCCGCTCGTCTCGGCGGCGATGGACACCGTCACCGAGAGCGAGATGGCGATCGCCATGGCGCGCGCCGGCGGGATCGGGGTGATCCACAAGAACATGTCCATCGACCGCCAGGCGGCCGAGGTCGACCGGGTCAAGCGCTCCGAGAGCGGGATGATCCTGAACCCCATCACCCTCACGCCGGACGCGCTGCTGCGCGAGGCGGTGGCGCTGATGAACCGCTTCAAGATCAGCGGTGTCCCCATCGTCGACGCGGGCGGGAGGCTGGTGGGGATCATCACCAACCGCGACCTGCAGTTCGAGCGCAACGTGCAGCGCCCCATCCACGAGGTGATGACCGCCACGGGGCTGGTGACGGCGCCGCTGGGGACGACGCTCGACGACGCGGAGCGGATCCTGGCCGAGCACCGCATCGAGAAGCTCCCCGTGATCGACGAGCAGGGGATGCTGCGGGGGCTGATCACGATCAAGGACATCCACAAGCGCCGGCAGTTTCCCAACGCCAACAAGGACCAGCACGGGCGGCTGCGGGTGGCGGCCGCGTTAGGCGCGGGTGGCGACGTCCTCGACCGGGCGCGGGCGCTGGTCGACGCGGGGGTCGACGTGCTCAGCATCGACACCGCGCACGGACACAGCGAGGACGTCCTCAAGGCGACGGCGCGCGTGCGCGAGGCCTTCCCGGGCGTGCAGCTGGTGGCCGGCAACATCGCCTCGCGCGAGGGGGCGGCGGCCCTCGTGGTCCGCGGGGTGGACGGCGTGAAGGTGGGAGTGGGCCCGGGGTCCATCTGCACCACGCGCGTGGTGACCGGCGTCGGCGTCCCGCAGCTCACGGCGGTGATGGACGCGGTCGAAGGGGCCAATGGGATCCCGGTGATCGCCGACGGCGGGATCAAGTACTCGGGTGACATCGTGAAGGCGCTGGCCGCCGGGGCGTCGAGCGTGATGATGGGGTCGATGCTCGCCGGGACGGAGGAGAGCCCGGGGGAGTCGTTCCTCCTCGAAGGGCGCCGCTTCAAGATGATTCGCGGGATGGGCTCCCTCTCGGCCATGCAGGACGGGAGCGCCGACCGGTACTTCCAGGAGGGGGAGATGAGCCCCAAGAAGCTCGTCCCCGAGGGGATCGAGGGGCGCGTCCCCTACAAGGGGCCGGTCGCCGACGTCCTGTTCCAGATGATCGGTGGGTTGCGGAGCGGGATGGGGTACGTGGGGTGTGGCGACATGCTCTCACTCCGCACCGAGGCGGGCTTCGTCCGCATCACGGCGGCCGGGCTGCGTGAATCGCACCCGCACGACGTGACCATCACCCGCGAGGCGCCGAACTACTCCGTGTAG